The proteins below are encoded in one region of Pseudoduganella armeniaca:
- a CDS encoding extracellular solute-binding protein, with translation MNRRTLLGLLALTPLLPTRADEVQVVRMWTLLSGGDGARMRALVDEFNASQQAVRVESTTLKWGEPFYTKLITASVVGAGPDLATIHLSRLPNLAGGGVLRPIAPAELAAVGLAGADFLPRQWTKSQYAGRTYAVPLDQHPLVLYYNKNLAGRAGLLDERGQLAPIEGMAALTEALRRVKAATGKPGLTMESAQSTYAIWRLWLSLLAQQGLPVVANGRFAYGAAGEATLARIAGWFQAGYATPGMDYPASTSQFMGGNAGFMLNGVWEVPELVRGSKAGTLGFEYGIVPLPKLYGNASAWADSHGFALPANGDKPMSAAKARAVLAFVAYVSRHSMGWAEGGHIPAYRPVAESAAALALQPNAQYAAAAHNVVYDPDGWYMGAAGPLEAIASKFLPAPLAGQLTPADALGRFETEAARLLKKRAPQY, from the coding sequence ATGAACCGCCGCACTCTCCTCGGCCTGTTGGCGCTCACGCCGCTCCTGCCCACCCGCGCCGACGAAGTGCAGGTGGTGCGCATGTGGACCCTGCTGAGCGGCGGCGACGGCGCGCGCATGCGTGCGCTGGTCGACGAGTTCAACGCTTCGCAACAGGCCGTCCGGGTGGAGAGCACCACCTTGAAATGGGGCGAGCCGTTCTACACCAAGCTGATCACCGCCTCGGTCGTGGGCGCGGGCCCGGACCTCGCCACCATCCACCTGTCGCGCCTGCCCAACCTGGCTGGCGGCGGCGTGCTGCGGCCCATCGCGCCCGCCGAGCTGGCGGCCGTGGGCCTGGCCGGCGCCGACTTCCTGCCGCGCCAGTGGACCAAGTCCCAGTATGCCGGGCGCACCTATGCGGTGCCGCTCGACCAGCATCCGCTGGTCCTGTACTACAACAAGAACCTGGCCGGCAGGGCGGGGCTGCTGGACGAGCGTGGCCAGTTGGCACCCATCGAAGGCATGGCCGCGCTGACGGAGGCACTGCGGCGGGTCAAGGCCGCCACCGGCAAGCCGGGGCTGACGATGGAAAGCGCGCAAAGCACTTATGCGATCTGGCGCTTGTGGCTGTCGCTGCTGGCGCAGCAAGGCCTGCCGGTCGTCGCCAATGGCCGCTTTGCCTACGGCGCGGCCGGCGAGGCCACGCTGGCGCGCATCGCCGGCTGGTTCCAGGCCGGTTACGCGACGCCAGGCATGGACTACCCGGCGTCCACCAGCCAGTTCATGGGCGGTAACGCGGGCTTCATGCTGAACGGCGTGTGGGAGGTGCCGGAGCTGGTCCGTGGCAGCAAGGCCGGCACGCTGGGCTTCGAATACGGTATCGTGCCGCTGCCCAAGCTGTACGGCAACGCCAGCGCCTGGGCCGATTCGCACGGCTTCGCGCTGCCGGCCAATGGCGACAAGCCGATGTCGGCCGCGAAGGCGCGTGCCGTGCTGGCGTTCGTGGCCTACGTCAGCCGCCACTCGATGGGCTGGGCCGAGGGCGGCCACATTCCGGCCTACCGGCCCGTGGCGGAATCGGCCGCGGCGCTGGCGCTGCAGCCGAACGCGCAGTACGCGGCGGCCGCGCACAACGTGGTGTACGACCCGGACGGCTGGTACATGGGGGCGGCCGGGCCGCTGGAAGCGATCGCGTCGAAATTCCTGCCGGCGCCGCTGGCGGGCCAGCTGACGCCGGCCGATGCGCTGGGCCGGTTCGAGACCGAAGCCGCGCGCCTGCTGAAAAAGCGCGCGCCGCAATACTGA
- a CDS encoding glycoside hydrolase family 2 protein, with amino-acid sequence MDHPRPQLRRPQWLNLDGPWQAMLDDQAAHHDPAGVPFDRTIIVPYPPEARASGLHDTGFRRRVWYKRIVGLDDNLLPAPDERLMLHFGAVNHRARVWINGHFAIQHKGGHSPFSIDVTRYLTGHSLEIVVQAEDDPHDMHKVRGKMDWELEPHSIWYPRTTGIWRTVWMEKVAYSHIARLRWTADVFTWQIRLDADVAHLPKNSTLNVVLRLGDQVLVSDRCLLTGDCLSRLFQLPDPGIDDARAHWMWSPESPQLIDAEITLHAEDGLVLDHVVSYTALRTVSVDGDRFLLNSRPYYLRMVLDQGYWPDSLMVASAEQLRHDVLLIKRLGFNGVRKHQKSEDPRWLYWCDVLGLCVWAEMPSAYGFSSETVHGVMEEWKELVERDISHPCIVAWVPTNESWGVPELMHDRRQVDFVRAMYHMTRALDGTRPVVGNDGWEMPCGDFVNVHDYHIDPEELYARYGKRENLPYTFEHVRPARRRLVIDGFSGIDKPLFLSEFGGIACLEEADPKGWGYSVAKDGAELLARYQELMAAIHRCRALSGFCYTQLTDTFHEKNGLLTEHRQPKAPIEALAEATRGPEARLHDWYVDPLGHSLLWREKYATKELPDWLDSGTGADVRIALQEPAGDVSVPAEVALAGESGAAAGGRDDQPGTSGPTGPHVR; translated from the coding sequence GTGGACCACCCCCGCCCGCAACTGCGGCGCCCCCAATGGCTCAATCTCGACGGTCCCTGGCAGGCCATGCTGGACGACCAGGCCGCCCACCACGATCCGGCCGGCGTGCCGTTCGACCGCACCATCATCGTGCCGTACCCGCCCGAGGCGCGCGCCAGCGGCCTGCATGACACCGGCTTTCGCCGGCGCGTCTGGTACAAGCGCATCGTCGGCCTGGACGACAACCTGCTGCCGGCGCCGGACGAGCGCCTGATGCTGCACTTCGGCGCCGTCAACCACCGCGCCCGGGTCTGGATCAATGGCCACTTCGCCATCCAGCACAAGGGCGGCCACAGCCCGTTCTCGATCGACGTCACGCGCTACCTCACCGGCCACTCGCTGGAAATCGTCGTGCAGGCCGAGGACGACCCGCACGACATGCACAAGGTGCGCGGCAAGATGGACTGGGAGCTGGAGCCGCACTCGATCTGGTATCCGCGCACGACCGGGATCTGGCGCACCGTGTGGATGGAAAAGGTGGCCTATTCGCACATTGCCCGGCTGCGCTGGACGGCGGACGTGTTCACGTGGCAGATCCGGCTCGATGCGGACGTGGCGCACCTGCCGAAGAACAGCACGCTGAACGTGGTACTGCGCCTGGGCGACCAGGTGCTGGTGTCGGACCGCTGCCTGCTGACGGGCGATTGCCTGTCGCGCCTGTTCCAGCTGCCCGATCCGGGCATCGACGACGCCAGGGCGCACTGGATGTGGAGCCCGGAGAGCCCGCAGCTGATCGATGCCGAGATCACGCTGCACGCCGAGGATGGCCTGGTGCTGGACCACGTGGTCAGCTACACGGCGCTGCGCACCGTCTCGGTGGACGGCGACCGCTTCCTGCTCAACAGCCGGCCGTATTATTTGCGCATGGTGCTGGACCAGGGCTACTGGCCAGACAGCCTGATGGTGGCCTCGGCCGAGCAGTTGCGCCACGACGTGCTGCTGATCAAGCGGCTTGGCTTCAACGGCGTGCGCAAGCACCAGAAGTCGGAAGACCCGCGCTGGCTGTACTGGTGCGACGTGCTGGGCCTGTGCGTGTGGGCCGAGATGCCGTCCGCCTACGGCTTCTCCAGCGAGACCGTGCACGGCGTGATGGAGGAATGGAAGGAGCTGGTCGAGCGCGACATCTCGCATCCCTGCATCGTGGCCTGGGTGCCGACCAACGAATCGTGGGGCGTGCCGGAGCTGATGCACGACCGCCGCCAGGTCGATTTCGTGCGCGCCATGTACCACATGACGCGGGCGCTGGACGGGACCCGCCCGGTGGTCGGCAACGACGGCTGGGAGATGCCGTGCGGCGACTTCGTCAACGTGCACGACTACCACATCGATCCGGAGGAACTGTATGCCCGCTATGGCAAGCGCGAAAACCTGCCGTACACCTTCGAGCATGTGCGCCCGGCCCGGCGCCGGCTCGTCATCGACGGCTTTTCCGGCATCGACAAGCCGCTGTTCCTGTCCGAGTTCGGCGGCATCGCCTGCCTGGAGGAGGCCGACCCGAAGGGCTGGGGTTATTCGGTGGCCAAGGACGGCGCCGAGCTGCTGGCGCGCTACCAGGAACTGATGGCGGCGATCCACCGCTGCCGCGCGCTGTCCGGCTTCTGCTACACCCAGCTGACCGACACCTTCCACGAGAAGAACGGCCTGCTGACGGAGCACCGCCAGCCCAAGGCGCCGATCGAGGCGCTGGCCGAGGCCACGCGCGGGCCGGAAGCGCGCCTGCACGACTGGTACGTCGATCCGCTGGGGCACAGCCTGCTGTGGCGGGAAAAATATGCGACCAAGGAGCTGCCGGACTGGCTGGACTCGGGTACCGGGGCGGACGTGCGGATCGCGCTGCAGGAGCCGGCCGGGGACGTGTCGGTGCCGGCCGAGGTGGCGCTGGCGGGCGAGTCGGGTGCGGCCGCTGGCGGCCGGGACGACCAGCCCGGCACGTCGGGGCCGACCGGGCCGCATGTGCGATGA